The genomic segment TTATTGAGATAGTTCGTTGATCCGCGCTTCGACTGCTGCACGTTTTTCGTTATAATCTTGTGCTTTTGCTTGTTCTTCTTCGATGACATGTGCCGGTGCTTTTCCGACGAAGCCTGGGTTGTTGAGTTTTTTCTCGACCCGTTCGACTTCTTTCGTATACTTGACGAGTTCTTTATTCAAGCGGGCGATTTCTTCTTCGATGTTGATTAAATCAGCCAACGGAATGAACAATTCTGCGCCGGTCACGATGGCACTGAGCGCTTTTTCCGGTGCCGCCATGCTGCGTTCGACAAGTAATTCGGAAGCATTCGTGAACTTCTTCAAGTATGAGATGTTCGTCTCTAAGTCATGTTGTACTTGATCGTCACTTGTCGAAATCATTAACTGAATTTGTTTTGACATCGGTGCGTTCACTTCAGCACGGATGTTCCGGACCGACCGGATGACGTTTTGGACAGCTTCAAACGCAGGGACTGCTTGCGGGAAATCAAGTGTCTCATTACGTGTCGGCCAAGCGGCACGCGTGATCGTTTCCCCTTGATGCGGCAAGTGCTGCCAAATCTCTTCCGTGATGAACGGCATGAACGGGTGCATCAGACGCATGATTTGGTCGAGCGTGTACGCAAGAATCGAACGCGTCGTCAATTTAGCGGCCTCATCTTCACCGTTCAGCGGTAACTTCGCCATCTCGATGTACCAGTTACAGAAATCTTCCCAGATGAAGTGGTAGAGGATTCGACCGGCTTCACCGAACTCATACTTATCGGATAAGCGCGTTACGTCGTCAATCGTCGTGTTCAGACGTGTCAAGGTCCACTGATCGGCTAATGATTTTTCGCCCGTCAGATCGATTTCTTCATACGTCAGACCATCCATGTTCATCAGTGCGAAACGGCTTGCGTTCCACAATTTGTTCGAGAAGTTCCATGTCGCTTCGATTTTTTCCCAGTAGAAACGTAAGTCATTTCCTGGCGTCGAACCTGTCGTTAAGAACCAACGGAGTGAATCGGCACCATATTTTTCGATGACGTCCATTGGATCGATTCCGTTCCCGAGTGATTTCGACATCTTCCGTCCGTCCGAGTCACGAATCAGACCGTGAATCAACACATCGTTGAACGGGCGTTCGCCTGTAAATTCATACGATTGGAAAATCATTCGCGATACCCAGAAGGCGATGATGTCGTACCCCGTAACGAGTGTCGACGTCGGGAAGTATTTTTGGTAGTCCGCAGCATCCGTATTCGGCCAACCCATCGTCGAGAACGGCCAGAGCGCTGACGAGAACCACGTATCGAGGACATCGTTGTCCTGCTCCCAGTTTTCGATGTCGGCTGGTGCTTCTTTCCCAACGAACACTTCACCTGTTTCTTTATGGTACCAGGCTGGAATACGGTGTCCCCACCAGAGTTGACGGCTGACACACCAATCACGGATGTTCTCCATCCAGCGGACATAGGTGTTTTCGAACCGTTGTGGGACGAAGTTGATTTTATCGTCGCCTTGTTGTTCAGCAAGTGCTTTTTCAGCGAGTGGCTCCATCTTGACGAACCATTGCAGCGACAAGTACGGTTCAACGACTGCATCTGACCGTTCCGAGTGACCGACCGAGTGCAAGTGGGGTTCAACTTTAATCAAGACGCCCGAGGCTTTCAAATCTTCGACGATTTGTTTACGGCAGTCGAAGCGGTCCATGCCTTCATATTTGCCGGCATTTTCGTTCATCGTCCCGTCTTCGTTCATGACGAGGACACGTGGTAAGTCATGACGGTTCCCGACTTCAAAGTCATTCGGGTCATGGGCTGGTGTGATTTTAACGACACCCGTTCCGAACTCCATATCGACATATTCGTCAGCGACGATCGGGATTTCTCGTTCGACGATCGGGAGCGTGATCGTTTTACCGACGAGATGGGCGTACCGCTCATCTTTCGGATTGACGGCGATTGCCGTATCTCCAAGCATCGTCTCCGGGCGCGTCGTCGCGAGTTCGACGTGACCTGTTCCGTCCGTCAACGGATAGCTGAGGTGGTAGAACGCTCCTTCGATATCTTTATAGATGACTTCGATATCGGAAATCGCAGTTTTTGTCGCCGGGTCCCAGTTGACGATGTATTCGCCACGATAAATCAAACCTTTTTCATACAGTTTAACGAAAACTTCCTGGACGGCTTCAGACAACCCTTCGTCGAGCGTAAAGCGCTCGCGTGAATAATCCAGACCAAGTCCGAGTTTCGCCCATTGCGCACGAATCGTCGACGCATATTCTTCTTTCCATGCCCAAGATTGTTCGAGGAATTTCTCACGTCCCATTTCTAAGCGCGATTGTCCTTCTGCCCGCAATTTTTGTTCGACTTTCGCTTGCGTCGCGATTCCCGCGTGGTCCAT from the Exiguobacterium oxidotolerans JCM 12280 genome contains:
- a CDS encoding valine--tRNA ligase; amino-acid sequence: MQELSMPTKYDPQATEEKWYDFWLEGEYFKADQDPEKAPYTIVIPPPNVTGKLHLGHAWDTTLQDMLTRMKRMQGFDVLYLPGMDHAGIATQAKVEQKLRAEGQSRLEMGREKFLEQSWAWKEEYASTIRAQWAKLGLGLDYSRERFTLDEGLSEAVQEVFVKLYEKGLIYRGEYIVNWDPATKTAISDIEVIYKDIEGAFYHLSYPLTDGTGHVELATTRPETMLGDTAIAVNPKDERYAHLVGKTITLPIVEREIPIVADEYVDMEFGTGVVKITPAHDPNDFEVGNRHDLPRVLVMNEDGTMNENAGKYEGMDRFDCRKQIVEDLKASGVLIKVEPHLHSVGHSERSDAVVEPYLSLQWFVKMEPLAEKALAEQQGDDKINFVPQRFENTYVRWMENIRDWCVSRQLWWGHRIPAWYHKETGEVFVGKEAPADIENWEQDNDVLDTWFSSALWPFSTMGWPNTDAADYQKYFPTSTLVTGYDIIAFWVSRMIFQSYEFTGERPFNDVLIHGLIRDSDGRKMSKSLGNGIDPMDVIEKYGADSLRWFLTTGSTPGNDLRFYWEKIEATWNFSNKLWNASRFALMNMDGLTYEEIDLTGEKSLADQWTLTRLNTTIDDVTRLSDKYEFGEAGRILYHFIWEDFCNWYIEMAKLPLNGEDEAAKLTTRSILAYTLDQIMRLMHPFMPFITEEIWQHLPHQGETITRAAWPTRNETLDFPQAVPAFEAVQNVIRSVRNIRAEVNAPMSKQIQLMISTSDDQVQHDLETNISYLKKFTNASELLVERSMAAPEKALSAIVTGAELFIPLADLINIEEEIARLNKELVKYTKEVERVEKKLNNPGFVGKAPAHVIEEEQAKAQDYNEKRAAVEARINELSQ